The Nicotiana tomentosiformis chromosome 2, ASM39032v3, whole genome shotgun sequence genome includes the window cGATCAAAAAACCCGACTAggtttaatttgatttggtttggtattgaataaaaaaactcgaaccaaaccgacatataaatatataatttttatatatacttttaagacttttcatagaattttctttaaaacatatctagaaatattttagattctcttatgggatgtaatatAGTAAAATATGAAGTGTTCTATctttattaattttaaataatgggttgtatgatcactttcttatcaagtgttagttaaatgcgtcaatctctttgttcttccatattcatatgtcaaaatttgttaaattcttatatattttttgaatttgaagtgatatttcgataatttaaaattaaataaaatatattattatataggtatcatattgattttatatttaattattaaattcagttAATCTTAAAAGTGTACatcaataaaaaaatatatattgtcAGACgattaaaaaaataactatcataTGTTATTAAGAAAATTATCCCATAAGaatatattaataaataatatgtttgtcaatttttactgaacatatatttatttattaaaaatttaacaaagtatataataaaaaaatatgaaaaatccgATAAAATCGAATCAATACAAACTGATAtagttgatttgattttgttGCCATGAAAACCGAACCAACCCATTATGTACAACAGTGATTCCAACCATCTAGTCACGCCTTTAGGTATTTTTGCGCAAACTTAACAAGCATTGGAACAAATTCCTACATGTGATCCGACCCTCGTGGATTTTGCTAATGCTATTTCAGTTCAATTGAATCTTGTCTATTATTCCTCTAGTTTTATAGTCACCTAGGTTTGATTGTCCGAAGATACAAGAAAGAGCAGCATTTAAAATTACACGTATATCATATGGTTTGCTCATCTTCCTCTTTGTCACCGACAACCTCTGAAAAATGCTAGTCGGAGATGCTCTTCACTTACCCTCTACATTAGCCTCTGCAAAAATCAACAGCTAACCCTTTAAATTCCTCTATTGGCCATGTCAAGGTCCCCTCTTTACTCTGTTTTTCTCTCTCATTCCACAATAAACTATCATATTCGTTGATTTCATGAGTCTTTAGACATTTCGCCTTTCCTATAATTGACATGAAAGACAGAGTTTTTAATTCGTTTAGTTTTATGTTTTCATTGGGAACTTAAGTTGGTTGAACTCTTTGCTCACGTGGCAAGATTTCTGTAGCCATTTGATACTCCATTAGCATAGCTCAAGTCTAAATTCTCAAGTTTTTAAACCCCCCTTTTCAaattaaatacaatagaagacGGTTATTATCTGGTGCAAGTAAAACAAAGACATCCGGCCGTTGGAAATGATCTTGTAGTAGGTTTCATGTTCAATGAATCAATATTTTGACTGGTTATTCTAGTTCTAGTTTTTCATTTTGTTTTTTTACTTATTTGTTAACAGCAGTGAAAAATGGAACCTGCTTTGGGATTTTCCCAATTATCATCTGCTCAAAGATGAAATACTACTATTCTTTCAGATATTGCATATTTGACGTTTTCTATATTTAGGGGCCCATTGTATACCTTGAAGCAAGCAGCATAAAGTTTCCAAATTTGGAAGGCTGTCCTTTGTTTGAAGTACTTTTTGCACTGATGTCTTGCTTTTGGGGTGTAGGGCATTTTTTGTTCTGCATAGAGAAACTAATGTTCATGTTTTACTGTAGTCATTCCAACTGTCATTGTTGTTGAATTGGTATTTGAGTTGCACATCTTAAAAAGAGGAAATTATTTTAGTGTGAAATGACCACATATTTTATATTTTGCATCTGCTAAGTTGTCTTGTGCTTGGTATGCAGATTCTTAGCGGTTGGTAAAACTAAAGGACTTGGACAATCCTTATGCAGAAATCAGACCACTATCCGTCCAGAACAAGCGAGAAAAGGAAATCTTATTAGGATTGGGGTAAGTTCTCCTAGATGTAGATTTTATGGGCAATATGTGTCTATCACAAGGGGACACGCTTCATCCATGACATATAGAATGCATAGTACTTTTCGTGGGAGTTGTTTAATGACTTCACCAAGAACATCTGTAAGTCATCACGCACAAATAGCTTGGAAGAAGTTATCATGTAAATCTTTCTACAAAGGACAAACTTTTATCTGCTTAAGTCGATTTGCACAAGCGCTTTGCTTGGCGTTGAGCAGGTCTCATGTGGTTCTCCCTGGTTTTCTTGGCTTAACATATGGAAGAAATATAGCGTTGGCACGAGCACCGTCAGACTTGGAGAGTGGTCGCCCGAGGAATAGCTTATACAGGCATGCTGAAGATGGACATGTTTTGATTACCTCATTATTGCATTCCATATTTGAAGGTTTTATTCTGCTATTGAGAGCCTTTTATTTGGGGATACTCTTTTCTCCTAGCATTGTGATGGCCCCATTTGCAGATGTTTTTGGACCTTCTTTCAGGAAAATGTGGCTCCAGGTAGTTCGTAGCTCACTCGAAAGAGCAGGTCCTGCATTTATCAAATGGGGCCAATGGGCAGCTACACGGCCTGATCTTTTCTCTAGAGATTTGTGTACTGAGCTATCAAAGCTTCACACAAAAGCTCCTGAACATAGCTTTGCTTACACGAAAAAGACAATCGAAAAAGCATTTGGTCGAAAACTTTCTGAAATTTTCGATGAATTCGAGGAGAAACCTCTGGCATCTGGAAGTATTGCTCAAGTGCATAGGGCATCCTTGTTGTATCGATACCGTGGTCGACAGATCAAGCCTATAGTGGTGGCAGTGAAAGTTAGGCATCCTGGAGTGGGTGAATCAATTAGACGAGATTTTGAGATTATTAATCTAGTTGCTAAGATATCGAAGTGCATTCCTAAACTGAAGTGGTTAAGGTTAGATGAAAGCGTACAACAATTTGCTGTTTTTATGATGTCTCAAGTAGATCTTGCTAGGGAAGCTGCACATTTAAGCCGCTTCACCTATAATTTTCGGAGATGGAAGGATGTCTCTTTCCCAAAGCCTGTCTATCCCCTAGTGCATCCTGCAGTATTGGTCGAGACTTTTGAACAAGGGGAATGTGTTTCATATTATGTTGGTGAGCTTGAGGGCCATGAAAGACTTAAGAGCGCACTTGCTCATATTGGGACCCATGCTCTTCTAAAGATGCTTTTGGTAATGTTCTCTTTATGTAGTGTGTGTGTTTGTGTATTCTAATTAAGAAAATGTTCTCTTTGTTAATTTGTCTAGATTTGCATATAAATCACAACATTTAATGCAAACGTGCAACCTAGGATATACTTTTAACGGAATTAAACTTCTAAAGATGCTTTTGGTATTATTATCTTTATATATGTCCGTGTGTGGGGATATATTTTGATTAAGAAAATGTTCTCTGTGTTAATTTGTCTAGATTTGCTTATAAAGCACAACGGAATTTAATGCAAACGTGCAACCTAGGATACACTTTTAACGGAATTAAACTTCTAAAGATGCTTTTGGTATTATTATCTTTATATATGCCCATGTGTTGGGATATATTTTGATTAAGAAAGTATTCTTTATATTAATTTGTCTAAATTCGAGTATAAAGCACAAAATTAATGCAAATGTGCGACTCTAAAATATACTCGAATGCAATACAAAGGTCTAATGGAATACAGAACTGACAATATATCAGACGCTATTGTTCCCTCTCAGGCTATAAAAGCAGATATTTTAGGTCAAGATTTGAATAGAAATATGATGTATTGCAAGCAAAGCTGTAGTTATGCCTAATGTGGTTAGGCCAATTTTCAGACACATGGAAGTTCCTTCATTTTAtatgaaattttcttttttgtaATTGCCTATTAGTCCTTACTCCCTTTAAGAAAATGTTACATGCTGTATTCGTCTCACAATGAAGAGAGATCTATTAACAGACATATTAAGCAATTGATTTATATGTACTATAGATGTTGCCTTTCTGAGTTATTGTTGATGGCCTTGAATACTCGCAGTCAGTGCCTGTCCTTTACTTTAATTTCTTTATAAAAAATACTGGCCTTGAAACCTGACCCGAAACTGTGCTCTTATCGAAGTTAAAGCAGTGATTagtgataaaaataaatatggaaaCACATTATTTTGGCATTATCAGCACTATTTCTTTCATGACTGTTACTTAGTGCTGCTTCTATTCTTTGTGTTATTAGTTATTACTATAAAGAAGGAACGAAAAGAAGCCTTCTATGACATTTTCTTGGTTGCTTGCATGTAGTCTATTTCAGTAATTTCTAGAATTTGCAATGCTGAAGAGGAAATGGCATTGGAGGATTACCTTGTCCAAAAAGTGTTTAGATGGATAGGAACCTATTATCTCTATGTTATGTATTGGAATCAACAACTTTTACTTGCTCCTAAGTCTTTTTTCACTTTTCATATAATACCCCTTTCCCCATTTCAGGTGGATAACTTTATTCATGCTGACATGCATCCTGGAAATATCCTTGTTCGGGTAACCCAAAGCAAGCAATCCCAGAAACGCATCTTCAAATCAAAGCCTCATGTTGTTTTCCTTGATGTAGGCATGACTGCTGAACTTTCTAAGAATGATCGACCAGTATTATTGGAGTTCTTTAAGGCAATTGCTCGTCGAGATGGCCAGACTGTAGCAGAGTGCACTCTGCAGTTGTCAAAGAAACAGAGTTGCCCTAATCCAGAAGCCTTCGTTAAGGTTTAGTTTCATACATCTTAAATGGATTATTTGAGAACTTCCTTACTTACTTCCCCAATGGTAGCTATCGTTTATTGCTCCCTTGGAAAGAAAACTATAATTTACTTATGCAAAGAAAAATAATTGGAGATCAGATTTTGTAAAAGCAGCTCATACGCTTTGCTAGTTATCCTCATTAAACTAGTGAACTAGTAACTTTAACATCCATTAATGAACTATCCTTCTACCCCAAATTGGCTATCAGGATTCACTTTTTGGGGATTCTGATAAAGGTTTCAAGTGTAATGTTTTTGAAATTGTGAATATGGATTGTAAGAAGATGGAAAAAGAGTATGAATATGTAGCACCAGATGTAAATTTATGTAGAGTATTGTTATTGTATGTTAATTTGACTTTTTGTAGAAGTAAAATTTCCATTTCAAGGAGGTAAATCTTTTCTGGACTTTCTGTCACGAGAAGTAGATCAAATAAAAAGTCGGATGGAGGGACTAACAAATTCTTTCCACAAACCCCTCTGCTCCTCCTATCCGCCACCAGTGGGCGAAAAGTTTATAAAGGaaaaaaaaggttaaaatggAAGAGAAAAGGCAATGGTGATAAAAACTAGGTGCTAATGTTCCTTATACTGATCAAAATGCATCACTAGCTTTAGCTTTTTGGCTATGAATAAGACTATAATAGGATCTACTTTCTTCAATTTTTTCAATATTGCTGCACAAACATTCTTGTTCATGAAAATCTTGATTGGTCATCTATGTATGGATACGACTAATGTCTATAGCGTGGAGTTACTCCTATTATTTTACATGATATCTTTATGCTAAAAAGACTTCTTAATCTTTTTGATAAATGGAGGTGATGAATATTTGCCTTAGTTATCTAGTGATGTCCTACAGGAAGTGAAGGAGTCATTTG containing:
- the LOC104120332 gene encoding uncharacterized protein isoform X2 encodes the protein MTYRMHSTFRGSCLMTSPRTSVSHHAQIAWKKLSCKSFYKGQTFICLSRFAQALCLALSRSHVVLPGFLGLTYGRNIALARAPSDLESGRPRNSLYRHAEDGHVLITSLLHSIFEGFILLLRAFYLGILFSPSIVMAPFADVFGPSFRKMWLQVVRSSLERAGPAFIKWGQWAATRPDLFSRDLCTELSKLHTKAPEHSFAYTKKTIEKAFGRKLSEIFDEFEEKPLASGSIAQVHRASLLYRYRGRQIKPIVVAVKVRHPGVGESIRRDFEIINLVAKISKCIPKLKWLRLDESVQQFAVFMMSQVDLAREAAHLSRFTYNFRRWKDVSFPKPVYPLVHPAVLVETFEQGECVSYYVGELEGHERLKSALAHIGTHALLKMLLVDNFIHADMHPGNILVRVTQSKQSQKRIFKSKPHVVFLDVGMTAELSKNDRPVLLEFFKAIARRDGQTVAECTLQLSKKQSCPNPEAFVKEVKESFDFWGTPEGDLVHPAECIEQLLEKVRHYRVNIDGNVCTVMVTTLVLEGWQRKLDPDYDVMHTLQTLLLKSDWAESLSYTIEGLMAP
- the LOC104120332 gene encoding uncharacterized protein isoform X3; the encoded protein is MWLQVVRSSLERAGPAFIKWGQWAATRPDLFSRDLCTELSKLHTKAPEHSFAYTKKTIEKAFGRKLSEIFDEFEEKPLASGSIAQVHRASLLYRYRGRQIKPIVVAVKVRHPGVGESIRRDFEIINLVAKISKCIPKLKWLRLDESVQQFAVFMMSQVDLAREAAHLSRFTYNFRRWKDVSFPKPVYPLVHPAVLVETFEQGECVSYYVGELEGHERLKSALAHIGTHALLKMLLVDNFIHADMHPGNILVRVTQSKQSQKRIFKSKPHVVFLDVGMTAELSKNDRPVLLEFFKAIARRDGQTVAECTLQLSKKQSCPNPEAFVKEVKESFDFWGTPEGDLVHPAECIEQLLEKVRHYRVNIDGNVCTVMVTTLVLEGWQRKLDPDYDVMHTLQTLLLKSDWAESLSYTIEGLMAP
- the LOC104120332 gene encoding uncharacterized protein isoform X1, which translates into the protein MSRFLAVGKTKGLGQSLCRNQTTIRPEQARKGNLIRIGVSSPRCRFYGQYVSITRGHASSMTYRMHSTFRGSCLMTSPRTSVSHHAQIAWKKLSCKSFYKGQTFICLSRFAQALCLALSRSHVVLPGFLGLTYGRNIALARAPSDLESGRPRNSLYRHAEDGHVLITSLLHSIFEGFILLLRAFYLGILFSPSIVMAPFADVFGPSFRKMWLQVVRSSLERAGPAFIKWGQWAATRPDLFSRDLCTELSKLHTKAPEHSFAYTKKTIEKAFGRKLSEIFDEFEEKPLASGSIAQVHRASLLYRYRGRQIKPIVVAVKVRHPGVGESIRRDFEIINLVAKISKCIPKLKWLRLDESVQQFAVFMMSQVDLAREAAHLSRFTYNFRRWKDVSFPKPVYPLVHPAVLVETFEQGECVSYYVGELEGHERLKSALAHIGTHALLKMLLVDNFIHADMHPGNILVRVTQSKQSQKRIFKSKPHVVFLDVGMTAELSKNDRPVLLEFFKAIARRDGQTVAECTLQLSKKQSCPNPEAFVKEVKESFDFWGTPEGDLVHPAECIEQLLEKVRHYRVNIDGNVCTVMVTTLVLEGWQRKLDPDYDVMHTLQTLLLKSDWAESLSYTIEGLMAP